A region from the Salvia splendens isolate huo1 chromosome 15, SspV2, whole genome shotgun sequence genome encodes:
- the LOC121766466 gene encoding norbelladine synthase-like — MYGTMSAEMTVDVPATEAWKLYGTLQLPKVAEEANSDFISRVDVVQGDGGAGTILEVAFRPGMGGGMKSFKEKFMVVDNEKHVKEAEVVEGGFLDLGFTLYRMRFNVIEVEGNEKQCITRSTIEYELKEEAAANVEIASIKPFTGLMLLCAKYLLRNNDN; from the exons ATGTACGGGACAATGTCCGCTGAGATGACGGTTGATGTACCGGCAACTGAAGCGTGGAAGCTCTACGGCACTCTACAGCTCCCCAAAGTGGCGGAGGAAGCCAACTCCGACTTTATCAGCCGGGTCGACGTCGTCCAAGGGGACGGCGGCGCCGGAACCATTCTCGAGGTCGCTTTCCGTCCAG GGATGGGAGGGGGAATGAAGTCGTTCAAGGAGAAATTCATGGTGGTGGATAACGAGAAGCATGTGAAGGAGGCAGAGGTTGTGGAAGGTGGATTTCTAGATCTAGGGTTCACGCTGTATCGTATGAGATTCAATGTGATAGAGGTGGAGGGAAACGAGAAGCAGTGTATAACTCGATCTACGATCGAGTACGAGCTCAAAGAAGAAGCTGCAGCTAATGTTGAAATCGCTTCCATTAAACCATTCACTGGCCTCATGCTACTTTGTGCTAAGTATTTGCTCcgcaacaatgacaattga
- the LOC121766464 gene encoding norbelladine synthase-like, with protein sequence MYGTMSVEMTVDVPATEAWKLYGTLQLPKVAEEANSDFISRVDVVQGEGGAGTILEVVFRPGMGGGMKSFKEKVMVVDNEKRVKEAEVVEGGFLDLGLTLYRMRFNVIEVEGNEKQCITRSTIEYELKEEAAANVEIASIKPFTGLMLLCAKYLLRNNDN encoded by the exons ATGTACGGAACAATGTCCGTTGAGATGACGGTTGATGTACCGGCAACCGAAGCGTGGAAGCTCTACGGTACTCTACAGCTCCCCAAAGTGGCGGAGGAAGCCAACTCCGACTTTATCAGCCGGGTCGACGTCGtccaaggggaaggcggcgcCGGAACCATTCTCGAGGTCGTTTTCCGTCCAG GGATGGGGGGGGGAATGAAGTCGTTCAAGGAGAAAGTCATGGTGGTGGATAACGAGAAGCGTGTGAAGGAGGCAGAGGTTGTGGAAGGTGGATTTCTGGATCTAGGGTTGACGCTGTATCGTATGAGATTCAATGTGATAGAGGTGGAGGGAAACGAGAAGCAGTGTATAACTCGATCTACGATCGAGTACGAGCTCAAAGAAGAAGCTGCAGCTAATGTTGAAATCGCTTCCATTAAACCATTCACTGGCCTCATGCTACTCTGTGCTAAGTATTTGCTCcgcaacaatgacaattga